The sequence below is a genomic window from Plodia interpunctella isolate USDA-ARS_2022_Savannah chromosome 5, ilPloInte3.2, whole genome shotgun sequence.
ttaaataatgacTGTTTTTTTACATGAATAAAGATGATTATTAATATCGAAATGTCTTTACTTACCGCAATGTCATTGCAAATCGTTCCATTGGTGATACGATTGACGTAGATTTCAATCGTAGATTGTTAGTCTTCAAATAGGGCTCcagttttgaatataattcatCATAGActtgtaatgaaaatttaaaatatttgaaaaaaaacctttcattttttcttaatataccAAACTTCACCACGAATTCCCCGCACAGTAACCTAGATTCAACGAACGGGCTTACTGGCTGGCGTCTTTTTTTGGCAATTCGTCGTCGCCGTCGTcttgataaataatacaacattAATTTATCCATTATTACTTATTCGACTGTACACCTCCAACGTCAAAATTGTACTGAGAAAACTGCGTACGCGGATGCACGCGCCGATGCCCGCGCATAAGCACGCGAACGAGCTCACGTGCGTGCACCAGAAGCGTGGCCCGCGACGTGCTCACGTGCGTGCACACGCTTAACGCAGTTTATCCCCTTATTGttgtataattgtttttattatctccaggatcGAGGGATATTAATGATATACCCAGAAATacaccataaatttttaattatgccaaaaaaattaaaggcttAATATTAAAGACCTTATGTAATACATGtgagtaatcaaaatttaatattatcgtttatcaccaaagttattgaggtttgcgtttatcccaaaatatcaatgaatttatggacGTAGGTAGTTTGAAACtccaattattaaaatttatagtttatcGTGTTCTCTCGCTCGACTAAGggatgaggcgactaagggacactgACAGGCACCAATGGTTGACGTTAGGCGgtcggtcataaaatcagaacgtaatattgaaatttaatggGTTCTCTTACTCGGACGAAGCTTAGGGCTTCGGGTATTCCCGTCCGTCGGGACGTCCCGTTTCTGGGTAGATTTTGGGGCCGTCCCGCCATGACCTCTTGCGGGACGCTTTTTGTCCCGGAAATCggtgataattattattgtttaatgcTTTATTTTGAGTTGGTAAGCCTAGGTATCTCATCCAGTAACTAAACAGGGCACACGCGATGTCCACGGGAGCTATCTCCATTCGCAGTACAAATTACTCTAAGACATTAAAACTTTGAGGTGAACTCATTATAAACGATAGACTGTTTTGTCAGGTTTGTATTACAGTGCGGGATGTttgatgtttgtttttaaaatttcgtcGTGATTGTCTAAGAATAACACAAAACGAATAGGCGGAGAGCTAAATgcaatcttttattattaaacttttgcagaatttaggccttcacaggcactttttcacgtcacattctaaattaaatgatatttaccaaagccaCAAACTcggctttggtaaatatttcggaacgaccactgctgagaagaaatgccgaaagaaactcattcaatcagtgttggtccctattatgccagaagggcttaccatttttaaaatataaattgtatgtcaatttttttatcagtaatataactaTGTAAGTACACAGTTAGTATTTAATGTCACCAGGGAGGATATGAATATGCGTGCCAGTAATATGCGTGCTCAGATGACTATGCCGATGATGCCGTAGgcaaaatttagtaaaaatacaaagcAGAGACTCctgttttttcaatttcaaccCATACCGGTTGTGGAATAACccggaaaaacgctcagatgactAAAAGAAAccagttatatatttattgctcgTTTTATAAATGTGACAAACGCTGACCGTTgaaacttgaaattttacatagaggttctaaattattttgataattacaCAGTGGGGTTAAACAGGTGAAAAACTAATTGCACTCGAGAGAAACCAACGCTAATGTCTAGTcagtcaaataatatttttattataatatttatggcacaataatacaaacaataaactTTATGCTAAaagcgtatttttttatttaaattttattgcaccatttaaaatttgtataagtaCAAAACTAAAAGCATTCCCTAACAGATTTTATTGGGCCATACAGATAATCCTATATGGGtgcaaaaatatcattaggtatatataactatcaagtaaattaatacaataataagttCTGTAATGAAAACAGACTATTAGACGACAGATAGAAACTGCAACTCCTGCTGTAAGCTCCTGGACTAAAAAAACAAACCAATTGATAGTAGAAACAATGTTTTAAGTTCCAATCGGTGTTAACATTTCATACTTATCATCCAACTTCGCGAATCTCTCACagaatcataaatatatctaaattgtATTCATCTcacttttcaattaattatattatttgcttAGAAGTATAAACATGACTCATCATCAAAGATacaaatgatatatattttgtaaaactttCATAAAAGTTTAGGAAAATGAAATACCTTGTTtggatattttattggttGGACAGTGTTTTACTATGTAAGTATttcatgtaatatatattttttatcatataataaCAGTACTGATTtcaacttattttaatttcgtgaACAAATGTAagccaaataaaatattattaaataattaaattcagtGGCAGTAAATGCAACACACTTTTCTAACAGTGTGCAGAttcatttactttatataacagattggtatacacaTTCATATGGCACGAATAGGACTTGAACCTTGGACCTTTCAATCATAGGCATTACAACCACTCGACTATTATGTATACTTTCGAACAATTTCATTACAGCGTTTCAATACCCTCCACCAACATATACAACATATAGAAGAGTCCACACTGCGCCTCCTATAAATTTATGTGACAGTAACAAGTCGGCGCTAGTAGAGCATTTTTTTACGGTCATATTCTCAGAATTCCGAAATCCTTCGCCAGTATGCGTATGCGTCCAGATGTGCGTCAACCAAGCCACGTACTGTTATCCCAATGGATGCCTGAAGAAATCTGATGATAGCAGGAAAGACGACCAAGAGACGCCAGACGTAAACAGACAAATACTTAAAGCTGATAGTGCAAACGCTCTATTCCTTGTTGATAACACTGGTAATCAAGTAGCTAAAGTCAATGAAGATACCCCTGAACTTACAACATCAAGTAAGTCGACGATTGGTGATTTAttaccattaaaaaaattcaaatttttattcgcAAAACAATTAGACAAATGTCATGTAACTGTggctttatttctttttcagctACTTCCGAACCTCAGTTTGGAAATAATATGCAATTGTATACATTTGATAATTACAAACCAATTTATAAGTATCGGAAACTACCTAAGGTTCAAATGCAGTATAATCTAAGagaacaaatcaaaaatacaaaatccaACGTATACACAGACGTGACCAGTAATAGATGGCCTTTGAGCAAGATTAAGCAAGTTACTATTGGGAAATCTTATCAACCTGACATGACGATTGACCGACCATCGAGgcgatcaaaatattttagaccAATACCTTCTTTAGTACCCAGATTCTCTAAAAGAGAATCTATAAGGACATCAAATCTACCTGAGAATATAACAAGTgattttatggaaataaaacgAAGTGAAATTCCTGAAAAGTTTTCAttggaaaaattaataaatgatttgattgagAGTAGTATCGATCaagataacaaaaacaataacaccGATAGAGACATTACTAAAGCAACtaatattgacataaaaactaaatcaatGTCGtctaataatagaatattacCATTGTCAACGGAAGCTTTAGACTTATCGAGTACCATTTATGAAACGACTACAGTTGATATATCTAATAATACAAAAGACCATAACAACAAAAC
It includes:
- the LOC128670188 gene encoding uncharacterized protein LOC128670188 isoform X1 — encoded protein: MKYLVWIFYWLDSVLLSFQYPPPTYTTYRRVHTAPPINLCDSNKSALVEHFFTVIFSEFRNPSPVCVCVQMCVNQATYCYPNGCLKKSDDSRKDDQETPDVNRQILKADSANALFLVDNTGNQVAKVNEDTPELTTSTTSEPQFGNNMQLYTFDNYKPIYKYRKLPKVQMQYNLREQIKNTKSNVYTDVTSNRWPLSKIKQVTIGKSYQPDMTIDRPSRRSKYFRPIPSLVPRFSKRESIRTSNLPENITSDFMEIKRSEIPEKFSLEKLINDLIESSIDQDNKNNNTDRDITKATNIDIKTKSMSSNNRILPLSTEALDLSSTIYETTTVDISNNTKDHNNKTLDYEDDSPPAQTQIEMLQNIYNDDSIETLSKRIEKLNNTSYEILTMNNDHIEAVTEDSRTTEANEFAISSNRIIGIEGKSIQDNNKLRNSTSLSNN
- the LOC128670188 gene encoding uncharacterized protein LOC128670188 isoform X2, with amino-acid sequence MCVNQATYCYPNGCLKKSDDSRKDDQETPDVNRQILKADSANALFLVDNTGNQVAKVNEDTPELTTSTTSEPQFGNNMQLYTFDNYKPIYKYRKLPKVQMQYNLREQIKNTKSNVYTDVTSNRWPLSKIKQVTIGKSYQPDMTIDRPSRRSKYFRPIPSLVPRFSKRESIRTSNLPENITSDFMEIKRSEIPEKFSLEKLINDLIESSIDQDNKNNNTDRDITKATNIDIKTKSMSSNNRILPLSTEALDLSSTIYETTTVDISNNTKDHNNKTLDYEDDSPPAQTQIEMLQNIYNDDSIETLSKRIEKLNNTSYEILTMNNDHIEAVTEDSRTTEANEFAISSNRIIGIEGKSIQDNNKLRNSTSLSNN